Part of the Micromonospora rhizosphaerae genome is shown below.
GCCGCCCACGTTGCCGACGCCTGTCTCCGCGCCCGGGTGCCGGTGCGCTGTGCGCCCGGCGCGGTGCGGCCCGTGATACCCGGCCTGCGGATCGCCGGCCGAGTCGCGCCCACCCGGCACGTCGGCAGCGTCGACATCTTCCTCGAGGCGATCGACCGGGCCGCGCCCGGCGACGTGCTGGTCGTCGACAACGCCGGGCGGACCGACGAGAGCTGCGTCGGCGACCTGGTGGTGCTGGAGGCACAGGCCGCAGGCCTGTCCGGCGTGGTGATCTGGGGCCTGCACCGGGATACCGCCGACATCCGGGCGGTCGGACTGCCGGTCTTCAGCCTCGGCGCGATCCCCACCGGCCCGCAGCGCCTCGACGAGCGGCCGCCGCAGGCGCTGGAGTCGGCGGTGGTGGGGGAGTGGACGGTGGACGCCGATGACCTGGCCCTGGGTGACGACGACGGGGTGCTCTTCGTTCCGGCCGAGCGGGCCGGCGACCTGCTCACCCTCGCCGAGGCCATCCGGGACACCGAGCGACGGCAGGCCGAGCGGATCCGCGCCGGCGTCCCGCTGCGCGACCAGGTGCGCTTCGGCGCGTACCTCGCCGGGCGCGCCCAGGATCCCGCGCTGACCTTCCGCGAGCACCTGCGCGCGGTGGGGGGCGCGATCGAGGAGTGAGGCTCAACCGACCGCGGTCGGCGAAGGCGGCGCGCTGCCGCCCTGCGGCGCCTCGGCGGTCATCAGCCGGACGAGCTCCGCCCGATCGGCCGCGGACGGCAGGCCCCAGCCGGGCCGGTAGCCGTACACCTCGCGCAGTGGGGTGGAGGCCGTGCGGCCGTCGAGGATCTCCACCGCGTCGGTGTCGATCAGTCCGGGATGTTCGACGCCGCAGGCCTCCGCGACCTTGATCAGGTCCCGCCGAAGCGTACGGATGTAGTTGGCCGCCCGCACGGACTTCAGGCTCGGGTCGAGGCCCCGGACCAGCCAGGGGTTCTGGGTGGCGACGCCGGTCGGGCAGGTGTCGGTGTGGCACTTCTGCGCCTGGATGCAGCCGATGGCCAACATCGCCTCCCGGCCGACATTGACCATGTCGCAGCCGAGCGCGAACGCGACGATCGCGTTGTCCGGCAGCCCCAGCTTGCCGGCGCCGATGAAGACCGTCCGCTCGTGCAGGTCCCTCTCCGCGAAGGTCTGGTAGACCCGGGAGAAGCCTTGCTGGAACGGCAGCGACACCGAGTCGGTGAAGATCAGCGGCGCGGCGCCGGTGCCACCCTCACCGCCGTCGACGTTCACGAAGTCGACCCCCCGCCCGGTGTCCCGCATCAGCGTGGTCAGCTCGTCCCAGAAGCCCAGGTCGCCGACGGCGGACTTGATGCCGACCGGCAGCCCGGTCTCGGCGGCGAGCAGCTCCACCCAGTCGAGCAGGCTGTCGCAGTCGGAGAACTCGGCGTGCCGGGAGGGGCTGACGCAGTCCTGACCCTGCGGGACGCCCCGGGTCGCGGCGATCTCCGCCGATACCTTCGCCCCGGGCAGCAGCCCGCCGAGGCTGGGCTTCGCGCCCTGGCTGAGCTTCACCTCCAGCGCCCGGACGGGCGCGCCGGCCACCAGGTCCTTGAGCCGGTCCAGGCTGAACCGCCCGCGGTCGTCCCGGCACCCGAAGTACGCCGTGCCGATCTGGAACACCAACTCACCGCCGTTGCGGTGGTACGGCGACAGCCCGCCCTCGCCGGTGTTCTGCAGGCAGCCGGTCAGCGCGGCGCCCCGGTTGAGCGCCTCCACCGCCCGGCCGGACAGCGAGCCGAAGCTCATCCCGGAAATGTTGACCACCGAGGCGGGCCGGAACGCACGGGCCCGCCCCCGGGCGCCGCCGAGCACCTTGGCGCAGGGCAGCTCCACGTCGTGCCCGGCGGTCGGCGACGACGGCGGTACGGCCCGGCCGAACGTCCGGTGCTTGATGATCGGATACCCGGGCGTGTACTCGATGTCGTTGTCCGTGCCGAAGCCGAAGTAGTTGTTCTCCTTCTTCGCCGAGGCGTAGATCCAGCGCCGCTGGTCCCGGGTGAACGGCCGCTCCTCGTTGTTGCCGGCCACGATGTACTGCCGCAGCTCCGGCCCGATCGCCTCGAGCAGGTAGCGCGCCCGGCCGATGACCGGGAAGTTGCGCAGCAGCGCGTGGTCGCGCTGCAGCAGATCACGTGCGGCGAGGGCCGCGACGGCGGCGGAGACGACGGGTACGGCTCGACTGGCCCACTTCATGCCCGCCACTCTCCCCGGCGGCGTCGTCGGTCAAACTCCGCCGAAGCGGGCGGCGAACGCCGCGTACACCGGTCCGTCGGCACGATCCAGCACCGCGAAGGTCACCTGGTCGAACCAGCCGCCGGTGTCGGCCAGAGCGAGGACGAACGCGGCGGCCACAGTGGTCGGGTCGTTGCGGAACACGCCGCAGCCCCACGCACCGAGCACCAACCGCCGGTGGCCGTGCGCGGCGGCGACGTCGAGCACCCGGCGTGCCCGGGCACGCAGCACCGGCGCCACCCGGTCGACGTGGGCGGGTTGGTTGTGCAGCATCGCGCCCCGGTTGGGCGCGGCTGCGGTCAGGAACGACACCTCGTGGGCGGCGTCGAGCAGCCGGCCCTTGTCGTCCCGGAACACCGGCACCCGTGGGGAGTGGATGGCCCGGTCGCTGTAGAGCAGGTCGCCCTGCTTGCGGTGGAAGTCGTAGAACTCACCGACGGCGGTGAGGCAGGGATAGAGGGCGGAGGCGCGGGCGATGCTTTCCTCCTGGGCCTGCGCCCCGGTCTGGAAACCACCGCCCGGGCTCTTCGCGGAGGCGAAGACCAGCGCGGCGACATCGCCGCCCTCGGCGAGCCGGCGGGCGGCCACCAGGGTGCTCTCCCCGGTCACCTCCACCGTCGGCGTGCCGGTGCCGCGCGGGGGAGTCGGCAATGGATCGTCGGGCAGATGGAGGCGGGTGCCGGCGACCGCGCCGCGTACCTGCTCCGCAAGGTCGACCCGCTCACCGTGCGCGTTCCGGTAGTGGCCGGCGTCCAGGATGTCCAGGGTGTCGCGGGCGAGGGCCTGGAGTCGGGAACTCATGATGGGCGATTGTCCGGCAGCGGCGTCCGCCGTGGCGAGCGGTTATCCGGCGGGCAGGTGCTGGACGAGCTGGATAAGGTTGCCGTCCGGGTCGGCGGTCCAGGCGATCAGCAGCCGGCCGAGCCACTCGTGCGGCGGCGCCAGGGCGGGCGCGCCGTCGGCGGTGAGCTTCGCGTACGCGGCGGCGGTGTCGTCGGTCCAGAGGATGACCGCCGCGCGCTGGCCGTGCGGCACGGGATCGAGGCCGTGGTCGTCCCGGGTGGAGGCGACCGAGGCGATGCCGATCTGGTAGCCGTCGAGGGCGAGGTCGACGTGGATCGGCTCGCCCTCGGCGGGCACCCGGAAGGTCTCGGAGAAGCCGAGGCCGGCGTAGAAGGCGGCGGCCCGGGGGACGTCCTCGCTGAACAGGATGACCTGCGGAGTCCGGAACATCGACATCCACGGACCCTACAGCGCCCGCCGCCGGATTGGTCAGTCCGGCAGGCGGGGCATCTCCAGGCCGGGATCCCGGCCGAGCAGCACGGCCCGGGTCAGCGCCTGCGACCCGAACCGGTCCCGGACCGCGTCCACCGCGGCGTCCAGGTCCGCGCCGGGATCGCGGTCGAACGGCAGCGGCGGCTGGACGTGCCCGCCGTCGAGGTTACCCACCGACACGCCGATCAGCGTGACCCCCCGTGCCTCGATCTCCGGCAGCGCCGTACGCAGCAGCGCCCGGGCCGCGTCGAGCAGGGGCCGGGTCTGCGCGGTCGCCTTGACCAGGGTGTGCGACCGGGTCGCCCGGGTGTAGTCGGCGAAGCGCAGCCGCAGCATCACCGTGCGGCCGGTCCGCGCGGCGGAGCGCATCCGCCGGGTCACCCGGTCGACCAGCCCGGCCAGGATGGCGTCGAGGTCGTCGGGGGAGTGCGGCTCCCGGCCAAGGGCGTGCTGCGCGCCCATCGAGGAGCGCCGGCGGCCGACCTGCACCCGGCGGGGGTCGCGGTTGTGCGCCAGGGCGTGCAGGTGCCGGCCGGCGCCCGGGCCGAGCAGCGACACCAGGGTCGCCTCGCCGAGCCGGGCCACCTGTCCGACGCTCCGGATCCCCCGCTCGCGCAGCTTGGCGGCGGTGACCGGCCCGACGCCCCACAGCCGTTCCACCGGCAGCGGGTGCAGGAACTCCAGCTCCCGATCGGGCGCAACGACCAGCAGGCCGTCCGGCTTGGCGACGCCGCTGGCCACCTTCGCCAGGAACTTCGTCCGGGCCACGCCCACGGTGAT
Proteins encoded:
- a CDS encoding RraA family protein encodes the protein MSIDPQELHQRFASLTAAHVADACLRARVPVRCAPGAVRPVIPGLRIAGRVAPTRHVGSVDIFLEAIDRAAPGDVLVVDNAGRTDESCVGDLVVLEAQAAGLSGVVIWGLHRDTADIRAVGLPVFSLGAIPTGPQRLDERPPQALESAVVGEWTVDADDLALGDDDGVLFVPAERAGDLLTLAEAIRDTERRQAERIRAGVPLRDQVRFGAYLAGRAQDPALTFREHLRAVGGAIEE
- a CDS encoding FMN-binding glutamate synthase family protein, with the translated sequence MKWASRAVPVVSAAVAALAARDLLQRDHALLRNFPVIGRARYLLEAIGPELRQYIVAGNNEERPFTRDQRRWIYASAKKENNYFGFGTDNDIEYTPGYPIIKHRTFGRAVPPSSPTAGHDVELPCAKVLGGARGRARAFRPASVVNISGMSFGSLSGRAVEALNRGAALTGCLQNTGEGGLSPYHRNGGELVFQIGTAYFGCRDDRGRFSLDRLKDLVAGAPVRALEVKLSQGAKPSLGGLLPGAKVSAEIAATRGVPQGQDCVSPSRHAEFSDCDSLLDWVELLAAETGLPVGIKSAVGDLGFWDELTTLMRDTGRGVDFVNVDGGEGGTGAAPLIFTDSVSLPFQQGFSRVYQTFAERDLHERTVFIGAGKLGLPDNAIVAFALGCDMVNVGREAMLAIGCIQAQKCHTDTCPTGVATQNPWLVRGLDPSLKSVRAANYIRTLRRDLIKVAEACGVEHPGLIDTDAVEILDGRTASTPLREVYGYRPGWGLPSAADRAELVRLMTAEAPQGGSAPPSPTAVG
- a CDS encoding TIGR02452 family protein; protein product: MSSRLQALARDTLDILDAGHYRNAHGERVDLAEQVRGAVAGTRLHLPDDPLPTPPRGTGTPTVEVTGESTLVAARRLAEGGDVAALVFASAKSPGGGFQTGAQAQEESIARASALYPCLTAVGEFYDFHRKQGDLLYSDRAIHSPRVPVFRDDKGRLLDAAHEVSFLTAAAPNRGAMLHNQPAHVDRVAPVLRARARRVLDVAAAHGHRRLVLGAWGCGVFRNDPTTVAAAFVLALADTGGWFDQVTFAVLDRADGPVYAAFAARFGGV
- a CDS encoding VOC family protein — its product is MSMFRTPQVILFSEDVPRAAAFYAGLGFSETFRVPAEGEPIHVDLALDGYQIGIASVASTRDDHGLDPVPHGQRAAVILWTDDTAAAYAKLTADGAPALAPPHEWLGRLLIAWTADPDGNLIQLVQHLPAG
- the dinB gene encoding DNA polymerase IV; the protein is MSSDATILHADLDAFYASVEQRDDPRLRGRPVIVGGGVVLAASYEAKARGVRSAMGGRQARRLCPEAIVVPPRMAAYTAASRAVFEIFRRTTPLVEGLSIDEAFLDVGGLRRLVGPPADIAVGLRREVRERIGLPITVGVARTKFLAKVASGVAKPDGLLVVAPDRELEFLHPLPVERLWGVGPVTAAKLRERGIRSVGQVARLGEATLVSLLGPGAGRHLHALAHNRDPRRVQVGRRRSSMGAQHALGREPHSPDDLDAILAGLVDRVTRRMRSAARTGRTVMLRLRFADYTRATRSHTLVKATAQTRPLLDAARALLRTALPEIEARGVTLIGVSVGNLDGGHVQPPLPFDRDPGADLDAAVDAVRDRFGSQALTRAVLLGRDPGLEMPRLPD